Proteins encoded in a region of the Carassius auratus strain Wakin chromosome 21, ASM336829v1, whole genome shotgun sequence genome:
- the LOC113039174 gene encoding olfactory receptor 146-like has translation MDNLTFINSILLMEGLTVIPQSSYPVFILLLLSYVFIMVSNIGLIILISTEKNLHHPMHFLFCNLPLNDMMGTTVILPRIMHDIIRETSERYMTYAECVVQAYFVHVCAVACHYVLMIMAFDRYVAICNPLRYTAIMTNKMVVKLSASAWGLSLFMVSILLGLTIRLSRCRSKIENPFCDNASLFKLSCENVVVNNIFGIFYTVIVFTFSLGSVFITYGKIASVCITSKNKSLNSKAIKTCSTHIAVYLIMLVSSASFIFLHRFPEYSESRKLASMFNIVPPGLNPLVYGLQTKEIRQKLVNIWCRKKVNP, from the coding sequence ATGGACAACCTGACTTTCATAAACAGCATTCTTCTCATGGAGGGACTTACAGTTATACCTCAATCTTCCTATCCTGTTTTCATCCTGCTTCTGCTGTCTTATGTCTTTATTATGGTTTCCAACATTGGACTCATAATTCTGATCTCAACAGAGAAGAACCTACATCATCCTATGCACTTTCTGTTCTGTAACTTACCACTGAATGATATGATGGGGACCACTGTCATTTTACCACGCATAATGCATGACATTATCAGAGAAACTTCAGAGCGATATATGACATATGCAGAGTGTGTTGTTCAAGCTTATTTTGTACATGTTTGTGCAGTAGCATGCCATTATGTGCTGATGATCATGGCCTTTGACAGATATGTGGCTATATGTAATCCTCTGCGATACACAGCTATAATGACCAATAAAATGGTGGTTAAACTATCAGCATCAGCCTGGGGGCTGTCATTATTCATGGTTTCAATTTTGTTAGGTCTCACTATACGCCTCTCTCGCTGCAGATCCAAAATTGAAAACCCTTTCTGCGACAATGCCTCACTGTTTAAACTGTCCTGTGAAAATGTGGTTGTTAATAATATCTTCGGAATATTTTATACTGTGATTGTTTTTACCTTTTCACTTGGGTCTGTATTTATAACATATGGCAAGATTGCTTCTGTATGCATAACCAGCAAAAACAAATCACTGAACAGTAAAGCCATAAAAACGTGTAGCACTCACATAGCTGTTTATTTAATCATGCTTGTTTCTAGTgctagttttatttttcttcatcgtTTTCCTGAATACTCTGAAAGCAGGAAACTAGCTAGTATGTTCAATATTGTACCACCAGGACTAAATCCTTTAGTATATGGTTTACAAACCAAAGAAATAAGACAGAAATTAGTAAATATTTGGTGTAGAAAAAAAGTGAATCcttaa